One Halomonas sp. M4R1S46 genomic window carries:
- a CDS encoding aspartate aminotransferase family protein: MLDRDLPDASGLSPEQLDAYWMPYSGNRQFKRDPRIIVGAEGSYYTAADGRRIYDGLSGLWTCGVGHGRPEIAEAVSQQLAQLDYAPAFQYGHPKAFELAHRIRQLTPKGLDYVFYTGSGSESADTSLKIARAYWRKKGKPTKTKLIGRSKGYHGVNFGGISLGGIGANRVLFGQGVDADHLPHTLLEENAFTRGMPEHGAERADELLELIALHDASNIAAVIVEPLAGSAGVIPPPRGYLQRLRQICDAHDILLIFDEVITGFGRMGAMTGAEEFGVVPDIMNVAKQLTNGAVPMGGVIVQGEIYHTFMEQGGPDYMMELPHGYTYSGHPVACAAALATLDVLENDRLVGRVREMAPIFEDALHGLKGSRYISDIRNYGLAGALQIEPCPGEPARRPFEIAMKCWEKGVYVRYGGDTIQLGLPFIVEREEIDRLVNVLGEAIGEL; encoded by the coding sequence ATGTTGGATCGAGACCTCCCAGACGCCTCGGGCCTGAGCCCAGAACAGCTGGATGCTTACTGGATGCCCTACTCCGGCAACCGCCAGTTCAAGCGCGACCCGCGGATCATCGTCGGCGCCGAGGGTAGCTACTACACCGCGGCCGACGGTCGCCGGATCTACGATGGCCTCTCCGGCCTGTGGACCTGCGGCGTCGGCCATGGCCGTCCCGAGATCGCCGAGGCGGTCAGCCAGCAACTCGCCCAGCTGGACTATGCCCCCGCCTTCCAGTACGGCCACCCCAAGGCCTTCGAGTTGGCTCACCGGATCCGCCAGTTGACCCCGAAGGGCCTCGACTACGTGTTCTACACCGGCTCCGGCTCCGAGAGCGCCGATACCTCGCTGAAGATCGCCCGCGCCTACTGGCGCAAGAAGGGCAAGCCCACCAAGACCAAGCTGATCGGCCGGTCCAAGGGCTATCACGGGGTCAACTTCGGCGGCATCAGCCTGGGCGGCATCGGCGCCAACCGCGTCCTGTTCGGCCAAGGCGTCGACGCCGACCACCTGCCGCATACCCTGCTCGAGGAGAATGCCTTCACCCGTGGCATGCCCGAGCACGGGGCCGAACGCGCCGACGAGCTGCTGGAGCTGATCGCCCTGCACGATGCCTCCAACATCGCCGCGGTGATCGTCGAGCCCCTGGCCGGCTCGGCCGGGGTGATCCCGCCGCCCCGGGGCTACCTCCAGCGCCTGCGCCAGATCTGTGATGCCCACGACATCCTGCTGATCTTCGACGAGGTCATCACCGGCTTCGGCCGCATGGGTGCGATGACCGGTGCCGAGGAGTTCGGCGTGGTGCCGGACATCATGAACGTCGCCAAGCAGCTGACCAACGGGGCCGTGCCCATGGGCGGGGTCATCGTGCAGGGGGAGATCTACCACACCTTCATGGAGCAGGGCGGCCCCGACTACATGATGGAGCTGCCCCATGGCTACACCTACTCGGGGCACCCGGTGGCCTGTGCCGCGGCCCTGGCCACCCTGGACGTGCTCGAGAACGACCGCCTGGTCGGCCGCGTCCGGGAGATGGCGCCGATCTTCGAGGACGCCCTGCACGGCCTCAAGGGCAGCCGTTATATCAGCGATATCCGCAACTACGGCCTCGCCGGCGCCCTGCAGATCGAGCCCTGCCCCGGCGAGCCGGCACGGCGGCCCTTCGAGATCGCCATGAAGTGCTGGGAGAAGGGCGTCTACGTGCGCTACGGCGGTGACACCATCCAGCTCGGCCTGCCCTTCATCGTCGAGCGCGAGGAGATCGACCGCCTCGTCAACGTTCTCGGCGAGGCCATCGGCGAACTGTGA
- a CDS encoding sodium/proline symporter translates to MLAVGVISMRRGGSNSMEGYYLSGRNVGPLVTAMTMQSTSMSGYMFLGAGSLGYTQGYHGFWYAAGDIGGGVVNLSVLGRRMRKLSQIMGALTSIEYLEKRYPNKWVRLIAGGLSVFLLGAYVLAQFIAGGKGLELVTGLPYEVALAIAVAVILAYSLMGGYGAVAYTDLLQSFVMIIGIVWILIATLQEVGGLTAANQAIASLDPTLLSVWGRNLAYEGQWGIVLGAFLVFSIGYMGWPHVVTRHMAMRNPFHARRAGVYSTLWNLVFVSAPYILGVLAILVLPDLDDPEQAIFALAQNLLPAAVVGIVMAAIMAAIMSTADSILLQTGSIAARDLYERFINPAMEEKQMVRVSQIIVLLLGTICGVAALFEPPAVFSIVVFTTSVLGSAFLPAYVAAVWWRKANTPGALSSMIVGSIVAFVWQYLALDGVTGVHPMLAGVGLSSLSMVAVSLLTQASHPVPEHILQAMEETAELRPLPRPLKAQQSFEMAHEALTLKASERTA, encoded by the coding sequence ATGCTGGCGGTGGGCGTCATATCCATGCGACGGGGCGGCTCCAATAGCATGGAAGGCTATTACCTCAGTGGCCGCAACGTCGGTCCTCTGGTCACCGCCATGACCATGCAATCCACGTCGATGAGCGGCTACATGTTCCTGGGGGCGGGCTCCCTGGGCTATACCCAGGGCTATCATGGCTTCTGGTACGCCGCCGGTGACATCGGCGGTGGTGTGGTGAACCTCTCGGTGCTCGGGCGGCGGATGCGCAAGCTCTCGCAGATCATGGGCGCACTGACGTCCATCGAATACCTCGAGAAGCGCTATCCCAACAAATGGGTCCGGCTGATCGCGGGGGGGCTGTCCGTCTTCCTGCTGGGGGCCTATGTGCTGGCCCAGTTCATCGCCGGCGGCAAGGGACTCGAGCTGGTGACCGGGCTGCCCTATGAAGTGGCGCTAGCCATCGCCGTGGCCGTCATCCTCGCCTACAGCCTGATGGGGGGCTACGGCGCGGTGGCCTATACGGACCTGCTGCAGAGCTTCGTGATGATCATTGGCATCGTCTGGATCCTGATCGCCACCCTGCAGGAGGTCGGTGGCCTGACGGCGGCCAACCAGGCCATCGCCAGCCTGGATCCGACGCTGCTCAGCGTCTGGGGACGAAACCTGGCATACGAGGGGCAATGGGGCATCGTGCTGGGCGCCTTCCTGGTCTTCTCCATCGGCTACATGGGCTGGCCCCATGTCGTGACCCGTCACATGGCGATGCGCAACCCCTTCCACGCGCGCCGTGCGGGGGTCTACTCCACGCTGTGGAACCTGGTCTTCGTCAGCGCCCCCTACATCCTTGGGGTCCTCGCCATCCTGGTGCTGCCCGACCTCGACGACCCCGAGCAGGCAATCTTCGCCCTGGCGCAGAATCTGCTGCCTGCCGCGGTGGTGGGTATCGTGATGGCTGCGATCATGGCGGCGATCATGTCCACGGCCGACTCGATTCTGCTGCAGACAGGCAGCATCGCGGCCCGCGACCTCTACGAACGCTTCATCAACCCCGCCATGGAAGAGAAACAGATGGTACGGGTCTCCCAGATCATCGTCTTGCTGCTGGGGACGATCTGTGGCGTCGCGGCACTCTTCGAGCCACCCGCTGTCTTCTCCATCGTCGTCTTCACGACCTCAGTGCTGGGCAGTGCCTTCCTGCCGGCCTACGTGGCCGCCGTCTGGTGGCGCAAGGCCAATACCCCCGGGGCTCTGTCCTCGATGATCGTCGGCAGCATCGTGGCCTTCGTCTGGCAGTACCTGGCGCTGGACGGGGTGACTGGCGTGCATCCCATGCTGGCCGGCGTCGGGCTATCCAGCCTGTCGATGGTCGCCGTCAGCCTGCTGACCCAGGCCAGCCATCCCGTCCCGGAGCACATCCTGCAGGCGATGGAGGAAACCGCCGAGCTGCGCCCCCTGCCGCGGCCCCTCAAGGCGCAGCAGAGCTTCGAGATGGCGCATGAAGCCCTGACCCTCAAGGCCAGCGAACGCACGGCATGA
- a CDS encoding LysR family transcriptional regulator has translation MSHRKGSLTGQLSDADLRLLRIYRKVVECGGFSAAEVELNITRAAISMAMNDLETRLGLRLCQRGRSGFSLTDEGAEVYEAVLQLLAAVEGFRTRVNGLHAWLKGELNIGITDNLVTMPEMHITHALNALKERGPDVRINIRMIPPHDIELAVLDGRLHTGVIPALKTMPGLEYLSLYEETSRLYCASGHPLFQAESVTEEQLTSYDAVLPAYAQTPEIKACHEPLNSAATATDREGIAFLILSGRYIGYLPNHYAERWVRDGRMRALNPESWHYLTYYSAITRKGAPPNLVLESYLEALEKLTAK, from the coding sequence ATGTCGCACCGCAAGGGGTCTTTGACAGGCCAGCTGAGTGATGCCGATCTGCGCTTGCTGCGGATCTACCGCAAGGTGGTGGAGTGTGGCGGTTTTTCCGCCGCCGAGGTGGAATTGAATATCACCCGTGCCGCCATCAGCATGGCGATGAATGATCTGGAGACACGGCTCGGCCTGCGGCTCTGCCAGCGTGGGCGTAGCGGCTTCTCCCTCACTGACGAAGGCGCCGAGGTTTACGAAGCTGTGCTGCAGTTGCTGGCGGCGGTGGAAGGCTTCCGTACCCGGGTCAACGGCCTGCATGCCTGGCTCAAGGGCGAACTTAACATCGGCATCACCGACAACCTGGTGACCATGCCTGAGATGCATATCACTCATGCGCTCAATGCCCTCAAGGAGCGCGGTCCCGACGTGCGCATCAACATCCGCATGATCCCACCCCACGATATCGAGCTTGCCGTGCTGGACGGCCGCCTGCACACCGGTGTGATTCCGGCCCTCAAGACCATGCCCGGCCTAGAGTACCTGTCGCTCTACGAGGAAACCTCACGGCTCTACTGCGCTTCGGGGCATCCACTCTTCCAAGCCGAGTCCGTGACGGAAGAGCAACTGACGAGCTACGATGCTGTGCTACCGGCCTATGCCCAGACGCCGGAGATCAAGGCATGCCATGAACCCCTCAACTCCGCCGCCACCGCAACTGATCGGGAAGGCATTGCCTTTCTCATACTCTCCGGTCGCTATATCGGCTACCTGCCGAACCACTACGCCGAACGCTGGGTTCGCGATGGCCGGATGCGCGCACTGAATCCCGAAAGTTGGCACTACCTCACCTATTACAGCGCTATCACCCGCAAGGGGGCGCCACCCAACCTGGTGCTAGAGAGCTATCTTGAAGCGCTGGAGAAGCTGACGGCGAAATAA
- a CDS encoding CoA-acylating methylmalonate-semialdehyde dehydrogenase, protein MTTLGHLINGARIDDNARTQDIYNPSTGEVGGQVSLASKATVEAAIAAAQAAYPAWRDTPPAKRARVMFRFKQLLEEHTDEICRLIGQEHGKIVHDARGELARGIENVEYACGVPELLKGEYSKNVGPNIDSWSDFQPLGVVAGITPFNFPAMVPLWMYPMAIATGNTFVLKPSERDPTSTLYIAELALEAGLPAGVLNVVNGDKEAVDTLLDDARVQAVSFVGSTPIAEYIYSRASANGKRCQALGGAKNHAIVMPDADMDNVVNSLTGAAFGSSGERCMALSVAVAVGDAAADALIAKMQAQMKTLKVGPFHDTENDFGPVITKAHQEKVCGYIDSAEQQGAEIVVDGRGVQVPGFENGFYVGGTLIDRVTPEMTCYLEEIFGPVLLVVRAGSMEEAMQLIDDHEYGNGTCIYTRDGEAARYFSDNIQVGMVGINVPLPVPVSYHSFGGWKRSLFGDLAAYGPDAVRFYTKRKTVTQRWPSAGVREGAQFSFPS, encoded by the coding sequence ATGACCACCCTCGGCCATCTGATCAACGGCGCCCGCATCGACGACAATGCGCGCACCCAGGACATCTACAACCCCTCCACCGGTGAGGTCGGCGGCCAGGTGAGCCTGGCCAGCAAGGCCACCGTCGAGGCGGCCATCGCCGCCGCCCAGGCCGCCTACCCGGCCTGGCGCGACACCCCGCCCGCCAAGCGCGCCCGTGTCATGTTCCGCTTCAAGCAGTTGCTGGAAGAGCATACCGACGAGATCTGCCGCCTGATCGGCCAGGAACACGGCAAAATCGTCCACGACGCCAGGGGCGAGCTTGCGCGCGGCATCGAGAACGTCGAGTACGCCTGCGGCGTACCGGAGCTGCTCAAGGGCGAGTACAGCAAGAACGTCGGCCCCAACATCGACTCCTGGAGCGACTTCCAGCCGCTGGGCGTGGTGGCCGGCATCACGCCGTTCAACTTCCCGGCCATGGTCCCGCTGTGGATGTACCCGATGGCCATCGCCACCGGCAACACCTTCGTGCTCAAGCCCTCCGAGCGCGACCCGACCTCGACGCTGTACATCGCCGAGCTGGCGCTGGAAGCCGGCCTGCCCGCCGGCGTGCTGAACGTCGTCAACGGTGACAAGGAAGCCGTCGATACCCTGCTCGATGATGCCCGTGTGCAGGCCGTGAGCTTCGTCGGCTCCACGCCGATCGCCGAGTACATCTACAGCCGCGCCAGCGCCAACGGCAAGCGCTGCCAGGCCCTGGGCGGTGCCAAGAACCACGCCATCGTGATGCCCGATGCCGACATGGACAACGTGGTCAACTCCCTGACCGGGGCCGCCTTCGGCTCCTCCGGCGAGCGCTGCATGGCGCTGTCCGTGGCCGTGGCGGTGGGCGACGCGGCCGCCGACGCCCTGATCGCCAAGATGCAGGCGCAGATGAAGACCCTCAAGGTCGGCCCCTTCCATGACACCGAGAACGACTTCGGCCCGGTGATCACCAAGGCCCACCAGGAGAAGGTCTGCGGCTACATCGACAGCGCCGAGCAGCAGGGCGCCGAGATCGTCGTCGACGGCCGCGGCGTCCAGGTGCCGGGCTTTGAAAACGGCTTCTATGTCGGCGGCACCCTGATCGACCGCGTGACCCCCGAGATGACCTGCTACCTCGAGGAGATCTTCGGCCCGGTGCTGCTGGTGGTCCGTGCCGGCTCCATGGAAGAGGCCATGCAGCTGATCGACGATCACGAGTACGGCAACGGCACCTGCATCTACACCCGCGACGGCGAGGCGGCCCGCTACTTCAGCGACAACATCCAGGTGGGCATGGTCGGCATCAACGTGCCGCTGCCGGTGCCGGTGTCCTACCACAGCTTCGGCGGCTGGAAGCGCTCGCTGTTCGGTGACCTCGCCGCCTACGGCCCGGATGCGGTGCGCTTCTACACCAAGCGCAAGACCGTCACCCAGCGCTGGCCGTCCGCCGGCGTCCGCGAAGGGGCTCAGTTCTCCTTCCCGTCCTGA
- a CDS encoding aspartate aminotransferase family protein, with amino-acid sequence MTAFYNESLSNQDVKQLDRKGVFHSWSAQGSLDPLVIKSGSGCRLWDYEGREYLDFSSQLVNTNIGHQHPKVLAAIKAQLDELATVAPSHANYARSLAAEKILARAPAGFDKVFFTNGGADANENAIRMARTVTGREKVLSAYRSYHGGTGSAIVATGDFRRVPNEYARGHVHFFNPYLYRSDFWAQNEEEESARALQHLRRVIESEGAASIAAILLETVPGTAGILLPPKGYLNGVRALADEFGIVLIFDEVMAGFGRTGKWLALDHFGVTPDLITFAKGINSGYVPAGGVIVSEQISRHFNENMFFGGLTYSGHPLAMAAICGTLDAMEEEDIVGNAERIGANVLAPGLKQIAERHDVVGEVRGLGVFQAIELVEDRESRQPLNAKAVGQLKASMMECGLLPFVVANRIHVVPPCVVTAEEAEQGLSIISDALGSLKK; translated from the coding sequence ATGACAGCTTTCTATAATGAATCGCTTAGCAATCAGGACGTCAAGCAACTGGACCGCAAAGGAGTGTTTCACTCTTGGTCGGCGCAGGGTTCACTGGACCCGCTAGTGATCAAGAGTGGTAGTGGCTGCCGCCTGTGGGACTATGAAGGGCGGGAGTATCTCGATTTCTCAAGCCAGCTGGTCAACACCAACATCGGCCATCAGCACCCGAAGGTCCTCGCCGCCATCAAGGCACAGCTGGACGAACTGGCCACCGTGGCGCCTTCACATGCCAACTACGCTCGCAGCCTGGCAGCCGAGAAGATCCTGGCACGCGCACCGGCCGGCTTCGACAAGGTCTTCTTCACCAACGGCGGTGCCGATGCAAACGAAAACGCCATTCGCATGGCGCGCACCGTCACGGGCCGGGAGAAGGTGCTGTCGGCCTATCGCTCCTATCATGGCGGCACCGGCTCCGCCATCGTGGCGACCGGCGACTTCCGCCGCGTGCCCAACGAGTATGCCCGTGGTCACGTCCACTTCTTCAACCCCTACCTGTACCGCAGTGACTTCTGGGCGCAGAACGAAGAGGAAGAGTCCGCACGCGCCCTGCAGCACCTGCGCCGGGTCATCGAGTCTGAAGGCGCCGCGTCCATCGCCGCCATCCTGCTGGAAACGGTACCGGGTACCGCCGGCATCCTGCTGCCGCCCAAGGGCTACCTGAATGGCGTGCGCGCGCTGGCCGACGAGTTCGGCATCGTGCTCATCTTCGACGAGGTCATGGCCGGGTTCGGCCGTACCGGCAAATGGCTGGCGCTGGATCACTTCGGCGTCACGCCCGACCTGATCACCTTCGCCAAGGGCATCAACTCGGGCTATGTCCCGGCCGGTGGCGTTATAGTCTCGGAGCAGATCTCACGTCACTTCAACGAGAACATGTTCTTCGGCGGTCTCACCTACTCTGGTCATCCGCTGGCGATGGCCGCCATCTGTGGCACGCTCGACGCCATGGAAGAAGAGGATATCGTGGGCAATGCAGAGCGTATCGGCGCCAACGTCCTGGCGCCTGGCCTGAAGCAGATCGCCGAGCGTCATGATGTTGTCGGCGAGGTCCGCGGATTGGGGGTTTTCCAGGCTATCGAACTGGTGGAAGACCGTGAAAGCCGCCAGCCGCTCAACGCCAAGGCGGTGGGGCAGCTCAAGGCGTCCATGATGGAGTGTGGCCTGCTGCCTTTCGTGGTGGCCAACCGCATTCACGTGGTGCCGCCTTGCGTGGTCACCGCCGAAGAGGCAGAACAGGGCCTGTCAATCATCAGTGACGCGCTCGGAAGCCTCAAGAAATAA